The genome window ATTTGTAGCAAAAATATTGTTTATTAATATGGTTGTCCCTTCACTTGAAGTTATACAAGCACCAGCACCAACACCACCTGAATTATTATAAAAAGTATTATTTATAAAAGTAACTTTACCTGTTTTTACTTCTATATAGATCCCACCACCCAAAAAATCCCCGTTTCCATTAAAAGTATTATTTTCAAAATTGACTGTACTTGAATTTACTTGGACACAGATGCCACCACCACTAATACTGCCTGAATTCTTACTAAAAATATTATCTGTAACTGTAACATTACCTGAGTCTGTTTTCACATAGATACCGCCACCATTAGAAGCAGAATTATTATCAAAAACATTTTTACAAACATTAATACTTGCACTGTTTGTATGAATGTAAATCCCGCCACCAAAACTACTTGAGCCATTCTTAAAAACAATTCCACATATAGTAATATCACCACCTATATCTCCACCATCATTGGATGTGTCCGTGTCTATATTCATAATTTGTATTTGAGTTCCATTTAGTACAGGTTTATTATTCATATCCTGTGCTTTAATGATAAGGCTATGTCCATTATCACCTGTGTCCGTTTGATAGCTAAGGGTTGATGAGACAGTGTATATGCCAGGAGAAACATAAATTATATCATCTTCATTATTATTATGAGCTATATCTAAAGCATCTTGAAACTCTGTGACATTTGTTACAATAAAAGTTGCTCCTATTGCATTTGAAATATTTATTATAATAAAACTAAGGAACAAAATTACTCCCAACATGACTTTATTTTCTTTAAATTCCCATTTTTGTCAAGAATTTTATTGACACTAATTTTTAAAAAGGTTAATTAAACGTTATGGAACTTATCCCTCGTCAAAAAGGTGTTTATGCCCTTATATTAAGAGCAGAGGAAAAAAGATTTATTGTTGTAGGTAACAGAGGTGGCTATCTTATTAAACCAGGATTTTATGCCTATATTGGTTCAGCACAAAGAGGCTTAGCTATTCGTTTAAAAAGACATTTAAATCTTAAGAAGAAAAAACATTGGCATATTGATTATTTATTAGATTACACTCAGCCTATAGCTGTAATTGTTTCTATTACTTCAAAAAGGATTGAATGCCAAGTAGCTCAATCGCTTTTACCTTTACTTTCATTTTTACCAGGTTTTGGAGTCAGTGATTGTCGATGTAAATCTCATCTTTATTATCACCCTTCTTTAAAAGTTTTAGAAAAAGAAGTTATGAAAGCCTTTTCTCCCTATCCCTGTACATTTATTTCTTTAAAGTAAATTTTCTTTAATATATTCAATGGCATTGCGAAAGATCATCAATCCCATACCTTCTTCTGGCAATTTCTCTCTTGTCCATTGTGGATGATTAGTATAATGAAGATAGGCTTCAGGATGAGGCATAAGTCCAAATAATCTTCCTGTTGAGTCACAAATACCGGCAATAGCATTTATTGAACCATTAGGATTATATGGATATTCCATTGTAGGATTGTCTGTTTTTGGATCAATATATTTAACTACAGCTAAATGGGAATTCTCTATACTTTTCAGAATTTCATTATTTTTTGCTATAAACTTTCCTTCTCCATGCCTTATTGGAAGATAGAGCTTTTCTATTCCTTTTGTAAAAATACATGGAGTTTCTTTATCTACTTTTAAATATACCCATCGATCCTCAAAACGGCTAGAATCGTTATATGTTAAAGTAACTAATTGCTCATCATAACGGGAAAAACCTGGCAAAAGACCAAGTTTTACCATTAACTGAAACCCATTACATACTCCAAGGATAAGCTTTCCATCTTTTATGAAACGTAAAAGTTGGTCAAAAAGCAACTCTCCTGTTTTTTTTACTCTTGCAAATCGCCACCGATTGGCTGCTGCTTTAGCTGCTCCTAAATCATCACCATCTAAAAATCCTCCAGGAAAATTGAGAAAATGATAATCATCAAGCCTTTTTTCACCATAAAGCAATTCACTTATATGTACAATATCTACTTCACCACCTGCCAATTTACAGGCATAAGCCATCTCCACTTCACAATTTGTGCCATAGCCACTAATAACAATACAACGCACTTTCTTACTCATCTGTTTATTGTGGAATAGAGTTAAATTTTTGTCAAGTTTATTATTGACAGTTTGTTTCTGATTAGATAAATTTGCCTGCAAACTTTTAAAAGGAGAATGTTATGCAAGAATTAAATCTTGTTGTTTTACCAGGAGATGGAATTGGTCCAGAAATTGTTAATCAAGCATTAAAAGTGCTTAAAACAGTTCAAAAAAAGTATAATTTAAAAGTTAATTTAAAAGAAGGGCTTATAGGTGGATGCGCTATTGATAAGTATGGCATACCATTCCCAAAAAAAACTAAAGAGATGGTAATTAAAGCAGATGCAGTTTTACTTGGAGCAGTAGGTGGCCCAAAATGGGATAATTTGCCATTTTCTATACGACCTGAACAAGGTCTTTTAGCTTTACGAAAAACTTTAGAAGCATTTGCCAATTTAAGACCTGCCAAAGTATATGATGAATTGATTGATGCATCTTCTTTAAAACCTGAAATAATTGATGGTGTTGATATTATGGTAGTTCGTGAACTAACCAGTGGTATTTATTTTGGAGAACCAAGAGGAATATTTGAAGAGGAGGGAGAGAGAGTAGGAATAAATACTTTAAAATATAAAGAACATGAAATTAAACGAATTGCTAAAGTTGCTTTTGAAATAGCAAGAAAAAGAAGGAAAAAGCTTGTTAGTGTAGATAAAGCAAATGTCCTTGAAGCTACAGTTTTATGGCGAGAGGTAGTAACAGAGGTACATAAGGAATATAAAGATGTAGAACTTTCTCATATGTATGTAGATAATGCAGCCATGCAAATTATTAGATGGCCAAAACAATTTGATGTAATTTTAACAACAAATATCTTTGGTGATATTTTAAGTGATGCCTGTGCTATGCTTACTGGTTCTCTAGGCATGCTTCCTTCAGCTAGCATTGGGGGAAAAACCGGACTTTATGAACCTATTCATGGCTCAGCGCCAGATATTGCTGGAAAAGATATTGCTAATCCAATTGCCACTATTAATTCTTTAGCTATGATGTTTATTTATGCTTTTAATCGCCCAGAAATTGCAGCAAATATTGATGCTGCTATTAAGACTGTTTTAAAACAAGGATTTCGTACAAAAGATATTTGGAGTGAAGGAAAAACGTTAGTTGGAACTGAAAAAATGGGAGATTTAATTAGTGAGGCTATTTGATTGAATTAATCTTTCTAAATAAGGAGCAATTTTTAAAGAAATAAATGCTAATAAAGCACCTGCTAATACATCTGTAACATAATGATAACGACAATAAACTGTTGAAGAAATTAAAAAGATAGTCATTATACCAAAGGCTATACCAATAGTTTTATTTAAATAAAAAGCAAAATAAGTGCATATAAGACTGATTTGAGTATGACCACTTGGGAAAGCATCAGTTTTATTTTTTTCAAGTAGATTTAAAATTTTAAATAATTTAGCTGCTAGCCATGTATCTTTATACACTGCTACTTGAGAAATGCCTAACCCTCTTGGCCCCATTGCTGGAAAAATAAGATAGCCTATATAAGAAAGATAAAATCCTAATAAAATAGTAAAAATTACCGATGGCAATCTTTTATCTTGTTTTTTAAGTAAGATTAACACTAAGATAACAGGCATAAAATAATAACTGATATAACCTAATTGCATAATCTCTGTTAGCCAAGGTTTTGTCCATTTTTCCAAATATTTAAAAGGACATACACCAAAGATTAAGATGTCTAAATGATAGAGAAATTC of Candidatus Desulfofervidus auxilii contains these proteins:
- a CDS encoding glycoside hydrolase family 55 protein; the encoded protein is MLGVILFLSFIIINISNAIGATFIVTNVTEFQDALDIAHNNNEDDIIYVSPGIYTVSSTLSYQTDTGDNGHSLIIKAQDMNNKPVLNGTQIQIMNIDTDTSNDGGDIGGDITICGIVFKNGSSSFGGGIYIHTNSASINVCKNVFDNNSASNGGGIYVKTDSGNVTVTDNIFSKNSGSISGGGICVQVNSSTVNFENNTFNGNGDFLGGGIYIEVKTGKVTFINNTFYNNSGGVGAGACITSSEGTTILINNIFATNTVSFGWGSYGGGVHAETISGNIIFTNNIFSNNTAEYGGGINIMLSDDQAEANIYNNIF
- a CDS encoding GIY-YIG nuclease family protein, which encodes MELIPRQKGVYALILRAEEKRFIVVGNRGGYLIKPGFYAYIGSAQRGLAIRLKRHLNLKKKKHWHIDYLLDYTQPIAVIVSITSKRIECQVAQSLLPLLSFLPGFGVSDCRCKSHLYYHPSLKVLEKEVMKAFSPYPCTFISLK
- a CDS encoding phosphoribosylformylglycinamidine synthase subunit PurQ is translated as MSKKVRCIVISGYGTNCEVEMAYACKLAGGEVDIVHISELLYGEKRLDDYHFLNFPGGFLDGDDLGAAKAAANRWRFARVKKTGELLFDQLLRFIKDGKLILGVCNGFQLMVKLGLLPGFSRYDEQLVTLTYNDSSRFEDRWVYLKVDKETPCIFTKGIEKLYLPIRHGEGKFIAKNNEILKSIENSHLAVVKYIDPKTDNPTMEYPYNPNGSINAIAGICDSTGRLFGLMPHPEAYLHYTNHPQWTREKLPEEGMGLMIFRNAIEYIKENLL
- the leuB gene encoding 3-isopropylmalate dehydrogenase; its protein translation is MQELNLVVLPGDGIGPEIVNQALKVLKTVQKKYNLKVNLKEGLIGGCAIDKYGIPFPKKTKEMVIKADAVLLGAVGGPKWDNLPFSIRPEQGLLALRKTLEAFANLRPAKVYDELIDASSLKPEIIDGVDIMVVRELTSGIYFGEPRGIFEEEGERVGINTLKYKEHEIKRIAKVAFEIARKRRKKLVSVDKANVLEATVLWREVVTEVHKEYKDVELSHMYVDNAAMQIIRWPKQFDVILTTNIFGDILSDACAMLTGSLGMLPSASIGGKTGLYEPIHGSAPDIAGKDIANPIATINSLAMMFIYAFNRPEIAANIDAAIKTVLKQGFRTKDIWSEGKTLVGTEKMGDLISEAI
- a CDS encoding phosphatase PAP2 family protein is translated as MWRNFLSQFNFMPYDILNLIFVGLLLLLTIIFYPHLFYAKQLIIFYIFLLTFIIFCVFLSTLNTSKKSAYIHYFYPIFLIFFIFQSFDYIIPYLHNHLKDEFLYHLDILIFGVCPFKYLEKWTKPWLTEIMQLGYISYYFMPVILVLILLKKQDKRLPSVIFTILLGFYLSYIGYLIFPAMGPRGLGISQVAVYKDTWLAAKLFKILNLLEKNKTDAFPSGHTQISLICTYFAFYLNKTIGIAFGIMTIFLISSTVYCRYHYVTDVLAGALLAFISLKIAPYLERLIQSNSLTN